From Erigeron canadensis isolate Cc75 chromosome 8, C_canadensis_v1, whole genome shotgun sequence, one genomic window encodes:
- the LOC122578986 gene encoding calmodulin-binding protein 60 D-like isoform X1, which produces MEKYDQNLDEYQDVEASASSKPINLELLFPTRVKSPVYTGRPIKGEDGGSGAENDRSIKCMLVDSQTRQQVIDGRVAALNVKLVLIRGDFRASITPREEGTWTSMEFNENIVVNWENKRNLLLGDLSLFVKDGSGTVGEIRIKHDSKPLKNTTFRLGAMVDEGCSYRIKEAISNAFEVKDQRNESKYLRPLSPNDWVWRLNNIRKHGPIHKRLEKKNIWTVRDFLDMHCSNPQALEEIYVIKGKKFDETVIHAKTSLMISNNVCNAYGRNGFISQQSSIEPPLDNRGSIKIDNNCYKPQPSENDLNYSNMIVDHTFSIKDVEMSDVCFLAIEPYQDNQVIGTSSSDGYGPRSGNGYMAKKRWKKLRATIWFWLVGFTKKVRSCLGAP; this is translated from the exons ATGGAAAAGTATGACCAGAATCTTGATGAATAT CAGGACGTCGAAGCATCAGCAAGTTCCAAACCCATAAACCTAGAGCTGTTGTTTCCAACTAGAGTTAAATCTCCTGTGTACACCGGGAGACCAATCAAAGGAGAAGATGGCGGTAGCGGTGCTGAGAATGATCGGTCCATCAAATGTATGTTGGTTGATAGTCAGACACGTCAACAAGTGATTGATGGGCGAGTAGCTGCACTAAACGTGAAGTTAGTACTCATTCGTGGAGATTTTCGTGCTAGCATAACCCCTCGAGAGGAAGGAACTTGGACATCTATGGAGTTCAATGAGAACATTGTGGTCAATTGGGAAAATAAGAGAAATCTTCTTTTGGGTGATCTTTCTCTATTTGTTAAAGATGGGAGTGGGACAGTAGGTGAAATTAGAATCAAACATGATAGCAAGCCACTTAAAAACACAACATTTCGATTGGGAGCAATGGTTGATGAGGGCTGTTCTTATAGGATCAAAGAGGCTATAAGTAATGCCTTTGAAGTCAAGGATCAACGCAATGAATCTAAATACTTAAGACCATTATCCCCGAATGATTGGGTGTGGCGGTTGAATAATATCCGCAAACATGGCCCTATTCATAAGCGTCTagagaaaaaaaacatttggACAGTGAGGGATTTTCTCGATATGCACTGCTCAAATCCTCAAGCACTCGAAGAG ATTTATGTGATCAAAGGCAAAAAGTTCGACGAGACAGTAATTCACGCGAAAACAAGCCTCATGATCTCTAACAATGTG TGCAATGCCTATGGAAGAAATGGATTCATCTCTCAACAATCCAGCATTGAGCCACCCCTCGACAACAGGGGAAGCATCAAGATAGATAACAACTGTTATAAGCCGCAACCTAGTGAAAATGATCTAAATTATTCTAACATGATAGTGGATCATACTTTTTCCATCAAAGATGTTGAAATGAGTGATGTGTGTTTTCTTGCAATTGAACCATATCAAGATAACCAAGTGATTGGCACATCGTCTAGCGATGGCTATGGCCCACGATCAGGAAACGGCTATATGGCTAAGAAAAGATGGAAGAAATTGCGTGCTACAATATGGTTTTGGTTGGTTGGTTTCACAAAGAAAGTTAGGTCATGTCTTGGCGCACCTTAG
- the LOC122578986 gene encoding calmodulin-binding protein 60 D-like isoform X2 has translation MEKYDQNLDEYDVEASASSKPINLELLFPTRVKSPVYTGRPIKGEDGGSGAENDRSIKCMLVDSQTRQQVIDGRVAALNVKLVLIRGDFRASITPREEGTWTSMEFNENIVVNWENKRNLLLGDLSLFVKDGSGTVGEIRIKHDSKPLKNTTFRLGAMVDEGCSYRIKEAISNAFEVKDQRNESKYLRPLSPNDWVWRLNNIRKHGPIHKRLEKKNIWTVRDFLDMHCSNPQALEEIYVIKGKKFDETVIHAKTSLMISNNVCNAYGRNGFISQQSSIEPPLDNRGSIKIDNNCYKPQPSENDLNYSNMIVDHTFSIKDVEMSDVCFLAIEPYQDNQVIGTSSSDGYGPRSGNGYMAKKRWKKLRATIWFWLVGFTKKVRSCLGAP, from the exons ATGGAAAAGTATGACCAGAATCTTGATGAATAT GACGTCGAAGCATCAGCAAGTTCCAAACCCATAAACCTAGAGCTGTTGTTTCCAACTAGAGTTAAATCTCCTGTGTACACCGGGAGACCAATCAAAGGAGAAGATGGCGGTAGCGGTGCTGAGAATGATCGGTCCATCAAATGTATGTTGGTTGATAGTCAGACACGTCAACAAGTGATTGATGGGCGAGTAGCTGCACTAAACGTGAAGTTAGTACTCATTCGTGGAGATTTTCGTGCTAGCATAACCCCTCGAGAGGAAGGAACTTGGACATCTATGGAGTTCAATGAGAACATTGTGGTCAATTGGGAAAATAAGAGAAATCTTCTTTTGGGTGATCTTTCTCTATTTGTTAAAGATGGGAGTGGGACAGTAGGTGAAATTAGAATCAAACATGATAGCAAGCCACTTAAAAACACAACATTTCGATTGGGAGCAATGGTTGATGAGGGCTGTTCTTATAGGATCAAAGAGGCTATAAGTAATGCCTTTGAAGTCAAGGATCAACGCAATGAATCTAAATACTTAAGACCATTATCCCCGAATGATTGGGTGTGGCGGTTGAATAATATCCGCAAACATGGCCCTATTCATAAGCGTCTagagaaaaaaaacatttggACAGTGAGGGATTTTCTCGATATGCACTGCTCAAATCCTCAAGCACTCGAAGAG ATTTATGTGATCAAAGGCAAAAAGTTCGACGAGACAGTAATTCACGCGAAAACAAGCCTCATGATCTCTAACAATGTG TGCAATGCCTATGGAAGAAATGGATTCATCTCTCAACAATCCAGCATTGAGCCACCCCTCGACAACAGGGGAAGCATCAAGATAGATAACAACTGTTATAAGCCGCAACCTAGTGAAAATGATCTAAATTATTCTAACATGATAGTGGATCATACTTTTTCCATCAAAGATGTTGAAATGAGTGATGTGTGTTTTCTTGCAATTGAACCATATCAAGATAACCAAGTGATTGGCACATCGTCTAGCGATGGCTATGGCCCACGATCAGGAAACGGCTATATGGCTAAGAAAAGATGGAAGAAATTGCGTGCTACAATATGGTTTTGGTTGGTTGGTTTCACAAAGAAAGTTAGGTCATGTCTTGGCGCACCTTAG